The Gossypium hirsutum isolate 1008001.06 chromosome D06, Gossypium_hirsutum_v2.1, whole genome shotgun sequence genome contains the following window.
tggaaatatggtggaatggatgattcttcatcttccttttcttatatatactaaataaaatactaataaaataataaaatatcatttaaaaagtaaattaaaatattaataaactaatatttatttatttatttaatataaaatatctccaacatcatcattatcttctagatttctctctcttctaattgaccattttgccctttataatctttaaaaatttcatccttgagtcatcacttaatttggtaaaattgtgatttagtccctcaaaattcttcaccttttcaatttggtcctaattcatccattttccttagtttctagattttTCCACCCTTATAAtctttacactattggtccttcaatttttttgtatttacactttaatccctcaaattttgagtatttactcttgggcaacaaaatttttctcacttttgtgatttaatcatttcttgaattaatatgtcataatataattcccaatgttgccataactcaaaatttccctttttgtcactttatttccttattttattatcaagGATAccttgtaatagcctgattttaggcttagtcggaacagtggtttcgggaccacaaatccgacgaaaaaaaatgtaatggcttgaattttcagaggtgtcggaacggtgattcgagatcactaaattcgacaaatgggtagaaaatattattaatttagtaagtataagttaaatatgaagttaggaaaatttttgaaatagtgaatagtgcactagaaataaatattaaaataattagaatcgaaatgaggtatcaagacctcggggattttaaactgagccataaatatttttataaatatttgtggagtgttaaaaagttagtattaaagtttcgttaagaaattttaaagttccgataattaattgaacaaaaaggactaaattgtaacaaatgcaaaattttgggaaatgattaaatagcttaaatgataaaaggaagagggcttaaaaggcaaatagacccaaggtctatttgggctggacggcagaggcatgaaatcagcaagaaagtaaggagaattaagggaaaaattggaaaattgcaaattttgcttaataaagttaggacccaagtggaattatccagatttctcttcattttttctgaattctcatcagctaaaacaccatggaagggcttcttcaagctggttcttcatatttttattacaagtaagttcaattcttgactatttcttgaaatttttgtatttttatgacttttacaactaggcccacttgttaaattcattagtttttgattttatgaaagaagttgaaagttgatatgaatatgtgctggaagtatatgaagatttagcatgaaattagagctttaaattgttcatatgctgattttattgaaagaattgaatagaaagtgaatgtttgggacctaatagtaaaagagtttgaagatagagttatatgtggaaattctgaatttcaatagttgtgtaacaacttataatgtctagtaaagtactaattgagaaaattagattaattgaggggttaattgagaaaggaccgaattgtataaactgtgaaatttggggcaaaatggaaatcaacattttgcactaaagcagttttggacagcagcagtagtgtaactttgaaaaatcaccaaaaattgtagagattgaattagagtatgaataaaatatgaaattaaaacttattgagtctagtttcttataaaagaaatgatgtgagcaatggaattgtaaatcatgagatataatagattttgtgagacaaggtcagaatgaattcgggttcccctgttctgactttggaaaatcattaaaaattgtacaaaaatgattatgagttatagtttatatggttagaatccttaatgagtctatttttataagaaacaagctaaaacatcatccgaattctgtacaatgagataattaatttttagtgaagagtggtcggaactgtcagacagcgaaacaggggaaactttaaagaataaactgtactatttggctgaaccaaaaattatgaaaattttatggtatgaatatatgtgagtctagtttcagggaaaattaacagatcttaatttggagctctgtagctccagataaaaataatttagtgactctgactcggataaacagctttgaatatacatgttagtgaatattgaaattatggttaatgttgtttaagtgtgttatacacattaaggatgtggaatggagaggaggaggaggaaaattgggaaatatatgaatgattcgtgtataaatggtcatatgtttgattataactcataaacgatgaaatatgaatgatgcttatttttgtgcattattggtcatggtttaagctcatgtgtgaaaataaagtttcatagtatgtgtgtatggtatattcagtatatgatttggcatgaaataataccatgaatggtttatgaattaacacatgttggtaagcctgatatatgaataaatgatcaaattgagcggaacgccggatttgagtacttctgatcaagtgacaaagtgataagtggtagctttagctacacttatctgatcaagtgacaagtggaaagtgataagtaatagcttcggctatacttatctgatcaagtgacaaagtgataagtgatagcttcggctacacttatctgatcaagtgacaagtgaaaagtgataagtgatagcttcggctacacttatctgatcaagtgacaagtgaaaagtgataagtgatagctttagctacacttatctgatcaagagacaaagtgataagtggctacacttatctgatcaagagacaaagtgataagtggctacacttatctgatcaagaaacaaagtgataggtggctacacttatctgatcagggacaagtgataagtgatcatacgtaagaccatagttatactatggcaaagtaaaagtgaagtactcaatttttcgtgaccgttccctaatttgattaaggatggtaagtgacaaatgggcccaaaagaattaaagtaaatggataagtggtagtgtatttatatcaggacgatgttgttattcaaactaaagtgatattttcattgctaaattgagaatttcataaatgtgttattgaatggtataatcaataaacattgagttaaatggtaaatacgtattagttttgaatttgatgtcattgaattgtacgtgaattaaatggaaatttctagtgatatgatttaaattatgagcatgagaaattgcgaattgaatgaaatggaaatgaagcattaaattgcatgagtatgtatcgggtctcgcaggccctaattattatgattataatattttgaggatatattgtgaaaagttatagaaacatgttaattattttgaaagttttaattttgatgaaattttataactcggttaaatacgtttacaagtgtatgtgttttggtaatgcctcgtaccctattccggtgttggatacgggtaaggggtgttacatttagtggtatcagagctacggtttagtcggttctcggaccaaacgtagcatatgtgagcctagctatacatgccacgttattactcttgatgatgtgatatcttactatagtaattttcggggtattacatttctcccccccttaaaataaatttcgtcctcgaaatttccttgttttgttttgaCCATGAACTTCATCATTTCTATATTCTTTCAATTATCCTTTTCTGTCCATTCTTATCACTAACATTTCtagtttttatatcattttgtactttcttttcaataatattcttctttttacttaatcgagCTCTTATTTCCTCTCTTTCCACTTAATCAGAAGTCCTTTCTTCATTTAGTTTTCTTAAAATCATCTCTATAATTCTATAGTTCCCTTCTGCACATATTTACCAAGCTTAGTATTTGTATTCATTCTCTAtcctttcatttcacaatttatttttaattcaatatttcaaacatgAATCAGAGGTAAACCTTTACCTTGTAgggaaaattatttatcttttctttttagcaGAGGCCCAGTAGATTAGATAGAACACCTAGGATATATGAAACTAATACGGAAGTGCattattatgcattattaaaCAGAAAGCACTAAAGTGTTATATAGAGAACATAAATGTGCTAATAATCGGAGAGCACTAGCGTGCTATTAATCAGAGAGTGTGCTAGGGTCCTTTAATGATATACCACTAATATCCTATTAGTTCTAATCTCatctacttgggcaaattatatcatgcatgcatatcacttttacacttttcgcaTGATGCTTTTACatcctttacaatttaatccttgtaccaataATTCGTATATTTATATCTTATCTATCTttaatatatgaattatatttcaaaattcattattcATCCGTAATTTACTAATAATCCATATCATGTACTTCACATATCACGTTTAcatgttttgcaatttagtcatcagCACAATATTTCGTTTAGCAAAACAATACACTTTCTAAGTATGCATGCAAAACAGAACAATAACCAGTCATAAACCGATCAGACCAATAGGGCTTTCGTCTAACATTATAATTAGCTAACATTCTCACAACATAAGAACGCTATCAGAACTgaacaattacacatacatatctcgaggataaaagaatatatataatatccaaaaAAGACCATCATGTTCATTTCGACTGTAACCTtcacacacagacatctttaccacttaattatcatttctctgactaattttGTTATCACGAACCTCACTTTATTCCACTCAGTAAAAAAAAACTTCCAGTTAATACATACATTCTTTTAGgtatcatacctgaatattttgtctcatcaaatttaacttcttctttatttactctcttacttgtttacttacttgcttgcataaacaactcatgattataacttactccttccTTGCtgaaattattttctcaactgataactgaaatATTCTTAATCCTTATACTTACTTGAATCTATTTATTGTACTTTTACCTGAACATTCACGTAACATAATTTCTTTattagcccgttgaatcacttggaatactaaggatacttgggtctcttttctgataataacatgccaaagctatgtcccaaacatagtcttacatgggatgttttctgtactgccaatgtcatatcccagatatggtcttacatgggagttctcatatcggtgcccatgccatgtcccagacatggtcttacgggggacctttCATCTcagtgccaaagccatgtcctagacatggtcttacatgggacctctcatctcggtgccaacgtcatgtcccagacatggtcttacagggggcctctcataatctcaatgatgccaatgccatgtcccagacatggtcttacactggctcacataccgatgtcgatgccatgtcccaaacatggtcttacactagctcacatatcgatctcgatgccatgtcccagacatggtcttatatgagaTCGCACGccgatgccatatctcagatattgTCTTATAtgaaaatcacatatcacatgttgtcatggtccaaccatggtcttttccgtcaactCATCACATATCAcggaacgaaagtactcattcctgtgttctactcaatttgatctttcaattcaattttcatactattataatatgcATGGTTCAATAGCAAAGACATAAAACAAACAtcatattatttctaatttaacaattaaacataagattctatcatataaaCATACTGATTACACTTATTCAAGCAAGTGCACATAAACATACATTCCATCTATTTGTGTATATTTACTTACCATATTTACTTATACCAACAACATTTATAGTTATAAAGtacattattaaattagttttctATAACAATATATagtctaaaattttaagtaaaattatagctATTTCATATAAGTAagtctattaattataatttattaaataaaaatgatcttaattaaactattattttaataaaatatttaaattttacatgaaaaagtctattaattatattttattaaatgaaaatagatgaattaaatatattaattaaataaattaataaacattCTATTATGAATTTGGAACAtaattgattacttgaatttaataattcatgattaattaattaatttaatttgataatttaaaatgaaatccCAATTTGTCGTAATTGAAAGCCCAATTACAAGAAATTCCAATTTGTCGAATCCATTGGCCACTCAATCAGATAACCCTTATGCCCACCATGACTGAAGTCTAGGGTTCCTGCTCTATAAAATCCCATCAATTGAAAGCCAACGCCGCTCTGCTTTCCTAAATTGTTCCTCTTTCTGCGTATTGGGTGTTCCTTACTGTTGCTTGCTCTGTTGAATTGCTTtgctttttatatttttgtttttattttcgaaGGAAACCTCTGTTCGGTTAAAAAGTGTGAGGAGGCAGTATACGAGATCTGTCTCTTCATAACGAAGAACGTTGAGGTATATCAAAATCAATGGCCGAGATATCGTTTCAGTCGTCATTTTTTCTCCATTGACGGTCTGATTGTTGCTCGTCCACactttcttttttaagtttttaatcccttttttttctttttcttcctctctgggcttttcttcaatttttgtttttgaatctgttgaaaattattttattaaagaaagTTAATCCATCCATGGCATGCTTCAAAAAGTATCGAAAAAAAAGCATACACATATATCAAGTTGTTTAAACCGGTTGGTTTGGCTATACTATCTCTTTGAAGATGAAACATCGAACCTCTCAATGAACCTTTGGTCAGACACTCTTGCTTTGGCACCGGCGAACCGCTGGTATTCGTCAAAAATGGAAGAGAGGTACCATCTCTGCATTTTTCTTAAGCATCCCACAAGACAACCGGTACGGTGCTGCATGGCATCATGTTGCTAAACAAATAAGTTGGTGTTGAAAACGTACGCCGAATATTGCAAAGTTGGAAATGTTCTAAGGATTAAATTACCTTTCCTCGTCTGCAATGGATTAGTAGTGGGTGGTTATTTACATCTGTCATGGAAGAAGACGAGGCCAAATATAAGCAGATGACACATAAGGAAACCATTAAGGTTGCAAATAACAAAGTATTATAATACCAAGAACGACATTCAATGCTTCCCGGATTGTTTCCTCTGGAATGTTCACAAAGGGTTCCTGTCCAAAGTATTAacaatcaatttcaagattctgCTTTTATCACAAATATTGCAGATGATGTTTGGGCGATACCAACATCAAGTAGGGAATGCATGGTATGGGTTGCTCGGAATTGAAACCAACCCAAGTGCCTTACAACATAATTTTCTTGCCCTACAAGGTCAAAGTAACCCTTTTCTAGGTTTAAGTTCATGAAGCAAGAGGCCAATATGAAACATTAAGTCAGGGGTTGCATCAATTGGATTATACTAGCCAATACAAAACAACCCTTTTCTTGGGGATTGTATCAGTTGATCGCACTAGCCAATGCAAAATAACTCTTTTTCTAGGCTTGGGGCGAACTTGACCTATCTAATGTAACAGTTTATGAAGCAAGCGACCTTGTCAAAACAAATAGCAATTTGCTTAATCATTGTGCATAATGGCAAATCAATTACAAAATGTATGCTAGCAACAGCTTGAAAAAAAGCAATTTGTCCGTAATCCTAGATAGGGAAGCCCAAAAGGGAATAAGTTTCTTGCCTTGCACGTAATAAGCTAATCCCCATCATCAAACCACCAACAGAGCTAACCTTAACTTTCAGGAAAAACACATCTCGAAAACCACCAACAGGTAGTAAAAAGGAGATCAACTGGAAGTACAACAAATAGCTGATAAAGATGCAATTAGAACTGCAGCTTTCTCTCTCATTAATTTGGTTTTTCCAAAGGGTCATATAAACTTATATTAcaggaaaacaaaagaaaagcaCCCCCTATAACAGAAACAATGAAGAACTGCATGCTTGGTCACAGTTCAGGGATCACAAAATCTGTGCATATGAATGGAATTGGTAATTTAAGATATAACTTGTAATCAATAGTTCGATGAAAGAATCAAgtccagaaaagaaaaaaaggtatcATACCTTGCATTTTTCGATATGAAATTGGAAAAGCCGGATTCCATTAACCTTCAAAAACTCGTTATTGGTCTCTGGATAAGGCTCGGGGCACAGatatctacaaaaaaaaaaaggcaaaataaaatcaaggttTGGTGTAAATCTGGAAGACAAGAAAGTGAAGATTTATATGAAACTCACATGATTGTGCGGAGCCCAAGAGATCTGAGGAAGCTAAAATTGGCGGAATCAGGGAAACCAGACCTGAAAACTCCATTATCGACCATGGCGAAATTCAAAGGGGGCACGAATAGCTCTTCCCCGTCGGTGGCGCTATCGCCTCCTATATCCGGCGGTGGCGAGACCTTGATCGGGGCGCAAATGTCTTCCTCAAATGCACCAACTTTCATGTCTTTTTCGCGCCAAAAATGTTTGAATGGCGGAAGACGAAACAAAAAAGCGAAAAGTTGGCGAGGGATGTTTAGGGGAGAGAAGAAAGGGAATTGCTTATCCAAAAACGGGAAGAGGCATTTAAACACAGAATCTGCCAAGGATCTTACCTTATTGTTCATGAAATTCTTTTAGTGGacaatttgatttgattcagttaaaataaaattatattcagcattttgtttttataaaccaaaattaaatccaATACAGAAATTAGTTTATGGATCCGATTTGAATTTCACATCTTCAGATCATCTCGTTTCATTGGAGTTCTtggcttttttataaaaatatctaaaacttttgattatttatgaaaatggctTACTTTGAAAATTATGTACGTAAATGATCTATTTTGAACAATAAACATCGATGACGCCATTGTCATTGGTGTTACCACctgcaatttaaaaaaaaattgaatgtcgCTCCTGAAGTATAATTATATAAAACGTTCAGAGAtctaatggtgaaattgtataaaataaataaatttaaaaatctatagaaaattcttatttaaattatccaaatatatccCTCAAGAATTTTTCTCAAGTAAAAAGTTATTATTTAAAACTTGAGGAAATCTTTTAGCGATATATTTGAgtagtttaaattttatatggCTTTTTAAGTTTattgatcaaataataataaaatttgaaaagggtttatttttgttatttttatatttttaatgcaaaatttaaatttaattttaaaaggagaCAAACCTAACATGCAAATAGAAATTGGTGTCGCTAGGACGAATGGCGCCACCGCTTTTTTTACTCAATCTAAAAAGGTAATTGCTTCATTAGGTCCCTGAacgttttatataattatatttcagTCCGATGTCGTCAATGACAATGGCGGCAtccaaaaaaactatttttttaaaaaaaattggaggtgGTGACGCCAATAGCAATGACATCACCAATGTTTACTTTTCAAAATGAATCATTTACGTACATAATT
Protein-coding sequences here:
- the LOC107910064 gene encoding probable tyrosine-protein phosphatase DSP4 isoform X2, which encodes MNNKVRSLADSVFKCLFPFLDKQFPFFSPLNIPRQLFAFLFRLPPFKHFWREKDMKVGAFEEDICAPIKVSPPPDIGGDSATDGEELFVPPLNFAMVDNGVFRSGFPDSANFSFLRSLGLRTIIYLCPEPYPETNNEFLKVNGIRLFQFHIEKCKEPFVNIPEETIREALNVVLDVNNHPLLIHCRRGKHRTGCLVGCLRKMQRWYLSSIFDEYQRFAGAKARVSDQRFIERFKNKN
- the LOC107910064 gene encoding probable tyrosine-protein phosphatase DSP4 isoform X1 — protein: MNNKVRSLADSVFKCLFPFLDKQFPFFSPLNIPRQLFAFLFRLPPFKHFWREKDMKVGAFEEDICAPIKVSPPPDIGGDSATDGEELFVPPLNFAMVDNGVFRSGFPDSANFSFLRSLGLRTIIYLCPEPYPETNNEFLKVNGIRLFQFHIEKCKEPFVNIPEETIREALNVVLDVNNHPLLIHCRRGKHRTGCLVGCLRKMQRWYLSSIFDEYQRFAGAKARVSDQRFIERFDVSSSKR